The following coding sequences lie in one Cannabis sativa cultivar Pink pepper isolate KNU-18-1 chromosome 5, ASM2916894v1, whole genome shotgun sequence genomic window:
- the LOC115717261 gene encoding glutathione S-transferase T1 translates to MTLKVYSDRMSQPSRAILIFCKVNGIDFEEIKVDLSKRQHQTPEFKEINPLGQVPAIVDGRFKLFESHAILIYLACVYPGVPDHWYPADLFRRAKINSVLDWHHSNLRVGAAKYVLYTVLGPALGIQPNPQAAAEAEKILSSSLSKLETIWLKGKGQYLLGGLQPSIADLSLVCEIMQLEVLDEKDRIRILGPYKKVQQWIESTKSATSPHFDEVHKILFKAKARFQERQSKLPSKM, encoded by the exons ATGACGCTCAAAGTATATTCCGATAGAATGTCCCAACCATCCCGTGCTATTCTAATCTTCTGCAA AGTAAATGGGATTGACTTCGAGGAAATCAAAGTGGATTTATCCAAGCGCCAGCATCAAACTCCCGAGTTCAAag AAATAAATCCTTTGGGACAAGTTCCTGCTATTGTTGACGGAAGATTTAAGCTGTTTGAAAG TCATGCAATTCTCATCTATCTTGCTTGTGTATATCCTGGTGTCCCAGATCACTG GTATCCTGCTGATCTATTCAGGAGAGCTAAAATTAATTCAGTATTGGATTGGCATCATTCGAACTTACGTGTTGGTGCAG CAAAGTATGTTTTATACACTGTTCTTGGGCCTGCACTTGGCATTCAGCCGAATCCACAAGCAGCTGCTGAAgcagagaaaattctttcatcCTCTTTGTCAAAACTAGAGACCATTTGGCTCAAGGGGAAAGGCCAGTACTTGCTAGGTGGCCTTCAACCATCCATAGCAGATCTAAGCCTGGTTTGTGAAATTATGCAACTTGAG GTATTGGACGAAAAGGATCGGATTCGCATACTCGGCCCTTACAAGAAAGTTCAGCAATGGATTGAGAGTACTAAAAGTGCAACAAGTCCTCATTTTGATGAAGTTCATAAAATTCTTTTCAAGGCCAAAGCAAGATTCCAAGAGCGGCAGTCCAAGTTGCCATCCAAAATGTGA